The Archaeoglobaceae archaeon genome includes a region encoding these proteins:
- a CDS encoding nucleotidyltransferase domain-containing protein codes for MDEPYKSILEKLVEALKEKYNKRLISVVLFGSVARGEARRDSDIDLLLVIEGLPKSRLKRQEEFLEVESNLVEIMEALEDYTIEISPIMKTPEEVAKYPPILLDMVEDAIILHDRNDFFKNLIEDLRKKLEKLGAKRVRMGKRWFWILKPDYKFGEVIKIE; via the coding sequence ATGGATGAGCCATATAAAAGCATACTCGAAAAACTCGTTGAGGCTTTAAAGGAGAAATACAACAAGAGACTAATTTCTGTCGTTTTATTCGGCTCAGTAGCAAGAGGAGAAGCGAGGAGAGATAGCGACATTGATCTTCTTCTCGTGATCGAAGGATTGCCGAAGAGCAGATTAAAGAGACAGGAAGAGTTTTTGGAGGTTGAAAGCAATTTGGTCGAAATTATGGAAGCGTTAGAGGATTACACGATTGAAATCTCTCCAATTATGAAGACGCCTGAAGAAGTAGCAAAATACCCGCCAATACTGCTTGATATGGTTGAGGATGCGATAATACTGCACGATAGAAACGATTTCTTTAAAAATCTGATCGAAGATCTGCGAAAAAAGCTCGAAAAGCTCGGTGCGAAAAGAGTAAGAATGGGAAAAAGATGGTTCTGGATCCTAAAGCCTGATTACAAGTTTGGAGAGGTGATAAAGATTGAATAA
- a CDS encoding nucleotidyltransferase domain-containing protein has protein sequence MQESSSDEILREAVNKLKKSYKVHAIILFGSRARKDHKPWSDYDLLIIADFKEKFLERIGKLLELLPSKVEPHPYTLSEAIEMLKRGNITLVDALEEGVLLYSDEEFEILRQIYKEMVEKGLRRSKVSIILPESEETDSQKI, from the coding sequence ATGCAAGAAAGTTCATCAGATGAAATTCTTAGGGAAGCAGTGAACAAGCTCAAGAAAAGCTATAAAGTCCATGCTATAATTCTATTTGGTTCGAGAGCCAGAAAAGACCACAAGCCATGGAGCGATTACGACTTATTGATCATTGCAGATTTCAAAGAAAAATTTTTGGAAAGAATTGGCAAACTTCTCGAGCTTCTCCCTTCAAAGGTCGAACCGCATCCTTACACGCTAAGTGAGGCGATTGAAATGCTAAAAAGGGGAAATATAACGCTCGTTGACGCGTTAGAGGAAGGAGTTTTGCTTTACAGCGATGAAGAATTCGAGATCTTAAGGCAAATTTATAAAGAAATGGTAGAAAAAGGACTTAGAAGGAGCAAAGTTTCAATAATCCTGCCAGAATCCGAGGAAACAGATTCTCAAAAGATCTAA
- a CDS encoding HEPN domain-containing protein — MNNISMARSYLRQAEERLKHAKEAFEDGNYPYTIRECQEAVELSLKAALRIVGIEPPKIHDVGPLLRKNSHFPKLVQTEHK; from the coding sequence TTGAATAACATCTCTATGGCAAGATCCTATCTTCGCCAAGCTGAGGAAAGGTTAAAGCATGCTAAAGAAGCCTTTGAAGATGGAAACTATCCCTATACGATAAGAGAGTGTCAGGAGGCTGTAGAGCTCTCGCTTAAAGCTGCTTTGAGAATTGTCGGAATAGAACCACCAAAAATCCACGATGTCGGACCACTGCTGAGAAAGAATTCCCATTTTCCCAAATTGGTTCAAACAGAACATAAATAG
- a CDS encoding FkbM family methyltransferase, with amino-acid sequence MNYELVKKSFITVINKLYNTQKLTLPNGLILFCLPDGFGSIEENLFENVYFSVEELKFAKSIVDLGAHSGAFTVFSILNAKENTKIISLEPNPANFEILLKNIKLVESVATSKNLKLECLKMAVSDKTGLSNLKISFWSESSHLSEDGDVLVPTISIIQDLLLNLESPVVIKMDIEGEECNIFRKNTSWLDQIDLIAIENHGCENEIIQKLKNRGFEVIVDNRKIDKKFAWYWIKTSPKKYTYVISLYRLIVSTLIKPEVSIIKGIRK; translated from the coding sequence ATGAATTATGAATTGGTAAAAAAGTCCTTTATTACTGTGATAAACAAATTATACAACACCCAAAAACTGACTCTACCAAATGGATTAATTTTATTTTGCTTACCAGATGGATTTGGTTCCATAGAAGAGAATCTATTCGAAAATGTTTACTTTTCTGTCGAAGAACTAAAATTTGCAAAATCTATAGTAGATTTAGGGGCACATAGTGGTGCTTTTACTGTATTTTCCATCCTTAATGCAAAAGAGAACACAAAGATAATTTCACTAGAACCCAATCCCGCTAATTTCGAAATTCTGTTAAAAAACATCAAGCTTGTTGAAAGTGTAGCGACATCTAAGAATCTAAAGTTAGAATGTCTCAAAATGGCTGTGAGTGACAAAACTGGTTTATCCAATTTAAAAATAAGTTTCTGGAGCGAAAGTTCACATCTTTCTGAAGATGGGGATGTTTTAGTCCCAACTATCTCTATTATTCAAGATTTATTATTAAATCTTGAAAGCCCAGTGGTTATTAAAATGGACATAGAGGGGGAAGAGTGTAATATATTTCGCAAAAACACTTCTTGGCTAGACCAAATAGACTTAATAGCTATTGAAAACCATGGATGTGAAAATGAAATAATTCAAAAGTTGAAAAATAGGGGCTTCGAAGTTATTGTAGATAATCGAAAAATCGACAAAAAATTTGCATGGTATTGGATAAAAACTTCACCAAAAAAATACACCTATGTCATTTCACTTTATAGACTAATTGTTTCGACCCTCATCAAACCTGAAGTAAGTATTATTAAAGGAATAAGAAAATAG
- a CDS encoding HEPN domain-containing protein encodes MRGEAKRWFSEALWDLETAKILRKKGRYNFSVFYAHQSAEKAVKALLYSLNEVPWGHSVRELLERFLRELEKRRKRC; translated from the coding sequence ATGAGGGGAGAAGCTAAAAGATGGTTCAGTGAAGCCCTCTGGGATTTAGAGACTGCGAAAATATTGCGGAAAAAGGGTAGATACAACTTCTCTGTTTTCTACGCACATCAAAGCGCTGAAAAAGCTGTGAAGGCTTTGCTTTACTCTCTAAACGAAGTTCCTTGGGGACATAGTGTAAGAGAGCTCCTTGAAAGGTTTTTGAGAGAATTGGAGAAAAGGAGGAAAAGATGTTAA
- a CDS encoding GDP-mannose 4,6-dehydratase, whose translation MNFENWRVLITGISGFVGSYLARYLLNQGAEVYGILRRRADWSAPQNLVERGIYGDLKLIDGDLLDISSIARALDLSQPEIVFHLAAQSFVPQSFVNPVETMQTNCIGTLNLLEAIRIKNIDPVVVFAGSSEEYGLVISSEKQYQKIKSQGKNIHPEPERIPELPIKETNPLRPMSPYAVSKVYGDFLFRNYYHSYGLRTIVSRAFNHEGAGRGKMFVTANIALQVMKLRFGELERISIGNVNAFRDWSHVEDIVKGYCLLALKAKYGEVYNQGSMRTNSVLSYILLALEMAGYTIERIETFKGEKKVEKPTEISDSELFGVKFEKTVIDEMMLKDEIYFELEDKGIFAFTDKGKVAIEFDATRFRPAEVPILLSDTRKVQDLGFRAEHSIKDIIRDQLNYYLDARRRN comes from the coding sequence ATGAACTTTGAAAATTGGAGGGTTTTAATTACTGGTATAAGCGGTTTCGTTGGCTCTTATCTTGCAAGATACTTGCTAAATCAAGGAGCAGAAGTCTATGGCATCCTAAGGAGAAGGGCAGACTGGTCTGCTCCTCAGAATCTTGTTGAAAGAGGAATATATGGGGATTTGAAGCTAATAGATGGAGATTTGCTCGACATCTCCTCAATTGCTCGAGCTTTAGACTTATCACAGCCAGAAATCGTTTTTCACCTTGCCGCACAATCCTTTGTTCCTCAATCTTTCGTGAACCCCGTTGAGACGATGCAAACAAACTGCATCGGGACTCTGAATTTGCTTGAAGCAATAAGAATTAAAAACATAGATCCAGTCGTTGTTTTTGCGGGTTCAAGCGAGGAATACGGGCTTGTAATCAGTTCTGAAAAGCAATATCAAAAAATAAAGTCTCAGGGCAAAAACATTCATCCCGAGCCCGAAAGAATTCCAGAGTTGCCCATAAAAGAGACGAATCCATTGAGACCGATGTCGCCATATGCGGTGAGCAAGGTATATGGGGACTTTCTTTTCAGGAATTATTATCACTCCTATGGCTTGAGGACAATAGTTTCGAGGGCTTTCAACCACGAAGGGGCGGGAAGGGGAAAGATGTTTGTCACCGCCAACATCGCGTTGCAAGTTATGAAGCTTAGATTTGGAGAGCTCGAAAGAATAAGCATTGGAAATGTTAACGCATTTAGAGACTGGAGCCATGTAGAAGACATTGTCAAGGGCTATTGTTTGCTTGCCCTCAAAGCAAAATATGGGGAAGTTTACAATCAAGGCTCTATGAGAACGAATTCTGTGCTTAGCTATATACTTCTTGCCTTAGAAATGGCTGGCTACACGATTGAGAGAATTGAAACCTTCAAAGGTGAAAAAAAGGTCGAGAAGCCAACTGAGATAAGCGATTCAGAGCTCTTTGGTGTGAAGTTCGAAAAAACTGTGATTGATGAGATGATGCTTAAGGATGAAATCTACTTCGAGCTCGAAGACAAGGGAATCTTTGCCTTCACAGATAAGGGGAAAGTTGCCATAGAATTCGATGCAACTCGCTTCAGACCAGCTGAAGTTCCAATTTTGCTTTCAGATACCAGAAAGGTTCAAGATTTGGGATTCAGGGCTGAACACAGCATTAAAGACATTATAAGAGACCAGCTGAACTACTATCTCGATGCAAGAAGAAGGAATTAA
- a CDS encoding glycosyltransferase family 4 protein, with protein MRIAYVTPRFFPDIGGVETHVYELAKRMKEFEVEVLTTDPSGKLAKFEEIEGIKVRRFKSYAPSNAYFFSNELRRFLKKHAKDYDLIHAHNFHALPALYAAISNPKTFVFTPHYHGHGHSFFRNVLFRFYKIYGKKVFEKADAIICDSEFEKRLILRDFKVEEFKVVAIPLGVNKDFLEKSKIGKKILYVGRIEKYKGLEYLIQALKFLPDFELEIVGKGSYKGKIIKLSKKLGVLSRIKFYQDLSREELIKKYAEASVLALLSKFEAYGLVVAEALASKTPCVVAKTSALVEWVDERNVFGIEYPPNPAKLAELIKKASEVEVENVRVPSWDEVAEKTKELYFATLEKRF; from the coding sequence ATGAGAATTGCCTACGTCACTCCACGCTTCTTTCCTGACATTGGTGGAGTCGAGACGCATGTTTATGAATTGGCAAAAAGAATGAAGGAGTTCGAAGTCGAAGTTCTCACGACAGATCCAAGCGGAAAACTTGCAAAATTCGAAGAGATTGAGGGCATTAAAGTTAGGAGATTCAAATCTTATGCTCCGAGCAACGCATATTTTTTCTCCAATGAGCTTCGAAGATTTTTGAAAAAGCATGCAAAGGATTACGATTTAATTCATGCTCACAACTTCCATGCCTTGCCAGCTTTATACGCTGCGATTTCAAATCCAAAGACATTCGTTTTCACGCCCCATTATCACGGGCATGGACACAGCTTTTTCAGGAATGTCCTGTTCCGCTTCTACAAGATCTATGGTAAAAAGGTTTTTGAAAAAGCTGATGCGATAATATGTGATTCCGAGTTTGAAAAGAGACTAATTTTGAGGGATTTTAAAGTCGAAGAATTCAAAGTGGTTGCAATTCCATTGGGAGTAAACAAAGACTTCCTCGAGAAGAGTAAAATAGGGAAGAAAATTCTCTACGTTGGCAGAATAGAAAAATACAAGGGGTTAGAGTATTTAATCCAAGCTCTAAAATTTTTACCAGATTTTGAGCTCGAGATCGTTGGTAAGGGAAGCTATAAGGGCAAAATTATAAAGCTTTCAAAGAAACTCGGAGTCCTAAGCAGAATAAAATTCTATCAAGATCTGAGCAGAGAAGAGCTTATAAAGAAATACGCTGAAGCAAGCGTTTTGGCTTTGCTTTCAAAGTTTGAAGCCTATGGTTTAGTCGTTGCTGAAGCCTTGGCAAGCAAAACTCCCTGTGTTGTTGCAAAAACTTCTGCTTTGGTTGAATGGGTCGATGAGAGAAACGTTTTCGGCATTGAATATCCACCAAATCCAGCAAAGCTTGCGGAACTGATTAAAAAAGCTTCAGAAGTTGAAGTTGAAAACGTTAGAGTTCCAAGCTGGGATGAGGTTGCTGAGAAAACGAAAGAATTATACTTTGCCACACTTGAAAAAAGATTTTAA
- a CDS encoding DHA2 family efflux MFS transporter permease subunit, with protein MNQQENLLKSWIAFLPVSFGLFMVLLDVSVLNVALPRIAEDFNAKMSDLQWILNSYTLTMVVLLVLTGRLGDMYRRDRLFILGMVIFTASSFLCAQSWNIESLIFFRIIQAVGGTILSANTLAIATELFPAGKRGTVMGLNGILMASSFTLGPIIGGWLTTHLSWHWVFYINVPIGIISTIAGWFTIPKLGAREKMPIDYLGTFLLAIGLGSLTLGIIEGQNWGWGDEKTLACFVISIPYLIAFVFREITYEYPLLDLSLFRVRNFTVGCLASSILFFGMSASIFLIPYFLQGIKSLSAEQAGYWMIAMPIMNTIVSPIAGRLSDKMNPKYLMCIGPLLFAFGMFNLMDVRIEVTYWEFFVMLIPLGIGNGLLISPTLNVLMASIPIEKAGVANGTLRSMNTLAQAMGVAVGGVLLTSRMKDWIPSYGNQIPDPGTMNLLFYLAVQGKPVPLIGMVEGFMDSFAFVFSTMLWLPIFASLLTLLFLSGEEHLNSLKANRT; from the coding sequence ATGAACCAGCAAGAAAACTTGTTAAAGAGCTGGATAGCCTTCTTACCTGTAAGCTTCGGTCTATTCATGGTTTTGCTCGATGTCAGCGTTCTTAATGTAGCTTTACCAAGAATTGCAGAAGATTTCAACGCAAAGATGTCGGATTTGCAGTGGATTCTGAATTCCTACACGCTAACGATGGTTGTGCTGCTTGTGCTCACTGGCAGGCTTGGAGATATGTATAGGCGAGATAGGCTTTTCATTCTCGGCATGGTCATATTCACAGCAAGCAGTTTTCTCTGTGCGCAATCGTGGAACATAGAGTCACTAATCTTTTTCCGCATAATTCAGGCAGTCGGAGGAACGATTCTGAGCGCAAATACATTGGCAATAGCAACTGAGCTTTTCCCAGCGGGAAAAAGGGGAACAGTAATGGGCTTAAATGGCATTCTGATGGCATCAAGCTTCACTCTTGGTCCAATAATAGGTGGTTGGCTCACTACGCATTTGAGCTGGCACTGGGTTTTTTATATAAACGTCCCAATCGGAATAATCTCTACAATTGCGGGCTGGTTCACAATTCCAAAGCTTGGGGCGAGAGAGAAAATGCCAATCGATTATCTTGGAACTTTTTTGCTCGCCATTGGCTTGGGTTCGCTGACTTTGGGCATCATAGAGGGACAAAACTGGGGTTGGGGTGATGAAAAAACCTTAGCATGCTTTGTGATTTCGATTCCATACTTAATAGCATTCGTTTTCAGAGAAATAACCTATGAATATCCTTTGCTCGATTTGAGCTTATTTAGAGTTCGTAATTTCACGGTTGGATGCTTAGCGTCGTCAATTTTATTTTTTGGAATGTCAGCCTCAATCTTTCTAATTCCATACTTCCTTCAGGGAATAAAATCTCTAAGTGCAGAACAGGCGGGCTACTGGATGATCGCAATGCCAATTATGAACACAATAGTCTCTCCAATTGCGGGAAGGCTTAGTGACAAGATGAATCCAAAATATCTAATGTGTATAGGTCCTCTGCTCTTCGCTTTCGGCATGTTCAACCTGATGGATGTAAGGATCGAAGTTACCTACTGGGAATTCTTTGTTATGCTCATACCTCTCGGAATAGGCAATGGATTGCTTATATCTCCGACATTAAACGTTTTAATGGCTTCGATTCCAATAGAAAAGGCGGGAGTAGCAAATGGAACGCTAAGATCGATGAATACCTTAGCTCAGGCGATGGGTGTTGCGGTTGGTGGCGTTTTGCTTACAAGCAGAATGAAAGACTGGATTCCAAGCTACGGCAACCAGATACCCGACCCCGGCACGATGAATTTGTTGTTCTATTTAGCTGTTCAGGGCAAACCAGTTCCACTGATTGGAATGGTTGAAGGTTTCATGGATAGCTTTGCCTTCGTTTTCTCTACAATGCTATGGCTCCCAATCTTTGCCTCGCTTCTAACCCTACTTTTTTTGAGTGGCGAAGAACATTTGAACAGTTTAAAGGCAAATAGGACTTAA
- a CDS encoding HEPN domain-containing protein gives MIEEASRWLKQALKDLEAGQRNFEIGEYYLVAFLAQQAVEKALKALYINKFRESTQTHSLVFLGKAVGIPEEFLGILRDLTPDFVISRYPDVAGEVPYEIYDDNIAKRKLENAKKVVEWVKRELQR, from the coding sequence GTGATAGAAGAAGCGAGTAGATGGCTAAAACAGGCGTTAAAAGATCTTGAAGCTGGGCAAAGAAATTTTGAAATTGGTGAATATTATTTAGTTGCCTTTCTCGCTCAGCAAGCGGTCGAGAAAGCTTTAAAGGCTCTCTATATCAACAAATTCAGGGAATCAACACAAACACATTCCTTAGTTTTCTTAGGAAAAGCAGTAGGAATACCCGAAGAGTTCTTGGGAATATTGCGAGATTTAACGCCGGATTTTGTAATCTCAAGATATCCTGACGTTGCTGGAGAAGTCCCATATGAAATATACGATGATAACATCGCCAAGAGAAAGCTTGAAAATGCTAAGAAGGTGGTAGAATGGGTGAAGAGGGAATTGCAGAGATAA
- a CDS encoding FkbM family methyltransferase has product MLDGIPKKEYPKLFYRYVKEFFEVLSGKTSLKLYLAYNYPSFYKAELKEGEILKWKGKKFKLPKAVAYSLEATFIMGGMYSIPECHVAQGDIVFDVGAHFGFFSCYALQEGAKKIYAFEPNPYVFEILKEHANIWNKEKIEPFCLALSSFEGEAELFLTNELGTVSTLLKSRDNTILRWQKYEKSVKVKTTTIDKFVEETNIEKVDFIKIDTEGYEREIIKGAKETIRKFKPKMAISAYHLPDDKEKIPELILSIRDDYRFKLVNKGDEDLFFF; this is encoded by the coding sequence ATGCTCGATGGGATTCCGAAGAAAGAGTATCCTAAGCTTTTCTATCGCTATGTAAAGGAGTTTTTTGAAGTTCTAAGTGGGAAAACGAGTTTGAAGCTTTATTTGGCATATAATTACCCAAGTTTTTACAAAGCTGAATTAAAGGAAGGAGAAATTCTGAAGTGGAAAGGCAAGAAATTTAAGCTCCCAAAAGCAGTAGCTTACTCACTTGAGGCAACATTTATAATGGGTGGGATGTATTCTATTCCAGAATGCCATGTTGCTCAAGGAGACATTGTTTTCGATGTCGGAGCACACTTCGGCTTCTTCTCTTGCTACGCTTTGCAAGAGGGGGCAAAGAAAATCTACGCTTTCGAGCCAAATCCATATGTTTTTGAAATTCTCAAAGAACATGCAAATATTTGGAACAAAGAAAAAATAGAGCCCTTTTGCTTGGCTTTATCTTCTTTTGAAGGAGAAGCTGAATTATTCTTGACTAATGAGCTTGGAACTGTTTCTACATTGCTAAAAAGTAGAGATAACACGATTTTGAGATGGCAAAAGTATGAAAAAAGTGTGAAAGTAAAAACAACAACAATAGACAAATTCGTTGAAGAAACCAATATCGAAAAAGTTGATTTCATAAAAATCGATACTGAAGGCTACGAAAGAGAAATAATCAAGGGTGCAAAGGAAACCATAAGGAAATTCAAACCAAAAATGGCAATCTCAGCCTATCATTTGCCAGATGACAAGGAGAAGATTCCTGAGCTCATTCTTTCGATAAGGGATGATTATAGGTTTAAGCTTGTGAATAAAGGAGATGAAGACTTGTTTTTCTTTTAG
- a CDS encoding radical SAM protein, with the protein MQFETLLNKVLEEPKLEDCCKLLEKAKSFERVRKLLDLASKIRDEKVGRILKLDSFVYPVKKCVMEKYCIYCSNYVEKFRLEPLSTEEFSTAIDFIKDCEMKRITLEGGYNPDNSKIPNFIVMAKKSGLETILDIYPISQSELRTFKALGVSEIYASLEIPDSKLFSHFKPEESFEKRLELAKEVCRNKIGLSSTIMIGLPNTSYEIWIKGLFMLREFECLNHCAISSFNPVYGTPLQNAEPLSPVSVAKFVAIARILLPDKDISACGSVGLQSLPLMLLAGANRAYLGAYVCRARTQKGFADELEDVFKPDYEAKVRNGLVFANPSEAVERICRDLGFEVD; encoded by the coding sequence GTGCAATTTGAAACTTTGCTAAATAAAGTGCTGGAAGAACCAAAACTTGAAGATTGTTGCAAACTGCTTGAAAAAGCGAAAAGCTTTGAAAGGGTTCGAAAACTTCTGGATTTAGCCTCAAAAATTAGGGACGAGAAAGTTGGTAGAATCTTGAAGCTTGACTCCTTTGTTTACCCAGTAAAGAAATGCGTTATGGAAAAATACTGCATATACTGCTCAAATTATGTTGAAAAGTTTAGATTGGAGCCTTTAAGCACTGAAGAGTTCAGCACTGCAATAGATTTCATAAAAGACTGTGAGATGAAAAGGATAACGCTTGAAGGAGGTTACAATCCCGACAATAGCAAGATTCCAAATTTTATAGTAATGGCTAAAAAATCAGGACTTGAAACAATTCTTGACATTTACCCCATAAGCCAATCAGAATTAAGGACATTCAAAGCTCTTGGTGTTTCCGAAATCTATGCCTCACTTGAAATCCCAGATTCAAAGCTTTTCTCCCACTTTAAGCCTGAAGAAAGCTTTGAAAAGCGTTTAGAACTTGCAAAAGAGGTCTGTAGAAATAAAATAGGGCTCTCGAGCACCATAATGATAGGCTTGCCGAACACAAGCTACGAAATCTGGATTAAAGGCTTATTTATGCTCAGAGAATTCGAATGTCTCAATCACTGTGCGATTTCGAGCTTCAATCCAGTCTATGGCACCCCATTACAAAATGCAGAGCCTTTATCGCCAGTAAGCGTTGCGAAATTCGTTGCAATCGCAAGAATTCTGCTCCCAGATAAGGATATTTCAGCCTGTGGCTCAGTTGGTCTACAATCCCTACCGCTAATGCTACTGGCTGGAGCAAACAGGGCTTATCTCGGAGCCTATGTTTGCAGAGCAAGAACTCAGAAGGGGTTTGCTGACGAGCTCGAGGACGTTTTTAAGCCTGATTACGAAGCAAAAGTCAGAAATGGCTTGGTATTTGCAAATCCGTCTGAAGCTGTTGAGAGAATCTGCAGAGATCTTGGATTTGAAGTGGACTGA
- a CDS encoding HEPN domain-containing protein translates to MLSFARELDRHYITSRYPDSLPSGTPHEAYDEETARRAVEIAERVVEYARKFIR, encoded by the coding sequence ATGTTAAGCTTTGCAAGAGAGCTCGATAGACATTATATAACATCGAGATACCCTGATTCCCTGCCTTCAGGAACTCCACATGAAGCTTATGATGAAGAAACTGCAAGAAGAGCTGTTGAAATTGCAGAAAGGGTTGTTGAATATGCAAGAAAGTTCATCAGATGA
- a CDS encoding nucleotidyltransferase domain-containing protein, whose protein sequence is MGEEGIAEIKEFVEKLRKEIGELKAIFFGSRVRGDYLKTSDFDLILISEKFKGMHFLDRIRFIYEFWDKKEHLDVFCYTEEEFEKKKNEIGTVKKALEEGILL, encoded by the coding sequence ATGGGTGAAGAGGGAATTGCAGAGATAAAGGAGTTTGTTGAAAAGCTAAGGAAAGAAATAGGGGAATTGAAAGCGATATTTTTCGGCAGCAGAGTGAGAGGAGATTATTTAAAAACTTCGGATTTCGATTTAATTCTGATAAGCGAAAAGTTTAAAGGAATGCATTTTCTCGATAGAATTCGCTTTATTTACGAGTTTTGGGACAAAAAAGAACATCTTGACGTATTCTGTTACACAGAGGAGGAGTTTGAAAAGAAAAAGAACGAGATAGGGACGGTTAAAAAAGCTTTAGAAGAGGGAATTTTGCTCTGA
- a CDS encoding nucleotidyltransferase domain-containing protein, producing MFETSLDLKKRKEYFENFVYYAEKIKKAAIEVLGDAEIFVFGSVVDGKATMASDIDLMIVSNLCPRLITERAKKIVEILKKAEIDLFAPFEIHLINEREFEWYRKFIKKLLKV from the coding sequence ATGTTCGAAACGAGCTTAGATCTGAAAAAGAGAAAAGAATACTTCGAAAACTTCGTTTACTATGCAGAGAAAATTAAAAAAGCCGCTATCGAAGTGCTGGGGGATGCGGAAATCTTTGTTTTCGGTTCTGTTGTTGATGGCAAAGCTACAATGGCAAGCGACATAGATCTAATGATTGTTTCGAATCTATGTCCAAGGTTGATTACAGAAAGGGCAAAAAAGATTGTCGAAATTCTCAAAAAGGCGGAAATAGATTTGTTCGCCCCTTTTGAAATCCATCTGATAAACGAGAGAGAGTTCGAGTGGTATAGAAAATTCATAAAGAAGCTTTTAAAAGTTTGA
- a CDS encoding glycosyltransferase family 4 protein: MKIAAVQSHLIQLRGAERAFLEMVTSLKSRGHDIDVYTVTISNYFLEKFRENDIRTYTLRCVNMKPSAHLARMRSLLRNYSILSLYRLSKRINKGNYDVAFVHHFFSSPIIPFLKIPKVYYCQEPVRVVYEPNEFFIKLAYLPYSYIDKYSVRGANLVLANSDFTREYIYKIYGIFSITNYLGVDIKKFRRVETEKENFILSVGVIHPIKAHDFVLRSLGLIPEQKRPKLIVVGSGSEKIKSYLRRLAENLGVVLEIKENIEDSELVYLYNKAKLTAVAHVMEPFGLTAVESMACGTPVVAVREGGLRESVFDGLTGILTNRDEREFANAIEYVLDNPDVAEKMGKKGRERVERHFTWEKCARELEKNLRRVII; encoded by the coding sequence ATGAAAATAGCTGCGGTTCAAAGTCATTTGATTCAATTAAGAGGTGCGGAAAGAGCTTTTTTAGAGATGGTCACATCTTTGAAATCCAGAGGACACGATATTGACGTCTACACGGTTACGATTTCAAATTACTTCTTAGAAAAATTCAGAGAGAATGATATTAGAACATACACTCTGAGATGCGTAAATATGAAACCCTCAGCTCATCTCGCAAGAATGCGTTCTCTTTTGAGAAATTACTCTATTCTTTCTCTTTACAGGCTTTCGAAGAGAATAAATAAGGGGAATTACGATGTAGCTTTTGTTCACCATTTTTTTTCTTCTCCTATAATACCTTTCCTGAAAATTCCCAAGGTTTATTATTGTCAAGAACCCGTTCGGGTGGTATATGAGCCCAACGAATTCTTTATAAAGTTAGCTTATCTGCCTTATAGTTATATTGACAAGTATTCTGTTAGAGGAGCAAATTTAGTCTTAGCTAACTCCGACTTTACTCGCGAATACATTTATAAAATATATGGCATTTTCTCAATAACCAATTATCTTGGCGTTGACATTAAGAAGTTTAGAAGGGTTGAAACTGAAAAAGAGAATTTTATTTTATCGGTTGGAGTGATACACCCTATAAAGGCCCACGATTTTGTTTTAAGATCTTTAGGATTGATTCCAGAGCAAAAAAGACCGAAGTTGATTGTAGTTGGAAGCGGATCAGAGAAAATCAAGAGTTATCTAAGAAGGCTTGCTGAAAATTTGGGAGTTGTATTAGAAATAAAGGAGAACATCGAAGACAGCGAATTGGTATATCTTTACAATAAAGCAAAATTAACCGCTGTAGCACACGTAATGGAGCCTTTTGGATTAACTGCGGTAGAATCAATGGCATGTGGGACGCCAGTGGTAGCTGTGAGAGAGGGGGGGCTTAGAGAGTCAGTTTTTGATGGTTTGACGGGTATTTTAACTAACCGAGATGAAAGGGAATTTGCAAATGCCATAGAATACGTTTTAGATAATCCAGATGTTGCTGAAAAAATGGGAAAGAAAGGTAGAGAGAGGGTAGAGAGGCATTTTACTTGGGAAAAATGCGCCCGAGAGTTAGAAAAAAATTTAAGAAGAGTAATAATATAA